In a genomic window of Desulfomonilia bacterium:
- the nth gene encoding endonuclease III: protein MDNINIGKAFNILRRMVSAWQEPIVGRIAREHEPYKVLISTILSLRTKDSTTDAASRKLFLIADRPDKMIKLSIAEIEKAIFPVGFYHTKAKNIIEASGIITDRYHGKVPDTLDELLKLPGVGRKTANLVLILGFDKMGICVDTHVHRITNRWGYVKTKNPDETEMALREKLPRKYWKEINNLLVPYGQNLCMPVSPFCSKCRIASFCEKISVSRSR, encoded by the coding sequence ATGGACAATATTAATATAGGCAAGGCCTTCAACATTCTCAGAAGAATGGTATCGGCATGGCAGGAGCCGATAGTCGGCAGAATAGCCAGAGAACATGAACCATACAAAGTTCTTATATCGACGATACTGAGCCTCAGGACAAAAGACTCTACAACGGATGCAGCCAGCAGGAAGCTTTTCTTAATTGCCGACAGACCGGATAAGATGATCAAGTTGTCTATCGCAGAAATTGAAAAAGCCATATTCCCGGTCGGTTTTTACCATACAAAAGCAAAAAACATTATTGAGGCCTCCGGAATAATTACGGACAGGTATCATGGCAAGGTGCCGGATACCCTTGACGAACTCTTGAAACTGCCTGGCGTAGGAAGGAAAACAGCAAATCTCGTATTGATTCTCGGGTTCGATAAAATGGGAATTTGTGTGGACACCCACGTCCACAGAATCACCAATCGTTGGGGCTATGTTAAAACAAAAAATCCCGATGAAACCGAAATGGCCTTAAGAGAGAAACTGCCTAGAAAATACTGGAAGGAAATAAACAACCTGCTTGTACCCTATGGCCAGAATCTATGCATGCCAGTAAGCCCGTTTTGCTCGAAATGCAGGATAGCTTCATTTTGTGAAAAGATTTCTGTAAGCAGATCTCGCTAA
- the aat gene encoding leucyl/phenylalanyl-tRNA--protein transferase: protein MPIFLLNDELVFPDVEYATDEGIVAIGGDLRPERLLLGYASGIFPWYSNGEPIIWWSPDPRFVLFPSELKVSRSMRKILRQRVFSITFDKAFEQVIEHCRRIKRKGQRGTWITPEMQKAYIRLHKMGFAHSVEAWKDGELAGGLYGVSLGKVFFGESMFSRVSNASKACLITLVEHLSKQGIELIDSQVYTRHVETLGAREIPRSEYLALLKNLVV, encoded by the coding sequence ATGCCCATATTCCTGCTGAATGATGAACTTGTGTTTCCTGATGTGGAGTATGCAACAGATGAAGGGATTGTTGCAATAGGCGGCGACTTGAGGCCCGAGAGACTTTTGCTGGGCTATGCTTCAGGGATATTTCCCTGGTATTCCAATGGTGAACCCATCATATGGTGGTCGCCCGACCCGCGTTTTGTGCTCTTTCCCTCGGAACTTAAGGTTTCCAGGTCAATGCGTAAGATCCTCAGGCAGCGCGTTTTCAGCATCACCTTCGACAAGGCATTCGAGCAGGTAATCGAGCACTGCAGAAGAATAAAAAGAAAAGGCCAGCGCGGCACCTGGATAACGCCTGAAATGCAGAAAGCCTATATCCGTCTTCATAAGATGGGCTTTGCGCATTCTGTCGAGGCATGGAAAGACGGGGAACTTGCCGGAGGCCTTTACGGTGTTTCCCTGGGAAAGGTTTTTTTCGGCGAGTCCATGTTTTCAAGGGTTAGCAATGCATCGAAGGCATGCCTTATTACACTGGTGGAGCATCTTTCAAAACAGGGAATCGAACTGATTGATTCACAGGTGTACACCAGACATGTGGAAACACTCGGCGCTCGTGAAATTCCAAGAAGTGAATATCTTGCACTTCTTAAAAATCTTGTTGTTTGA
- a CDS encoding PLP-dependent aspartate aminotransferase family protein, with amino-acid sequence MWRDKGKTFGKLSTRAVHAGEGRLKYADSLTTPIVQTSTFTFKDSKEIQAYTKDKKERFEYGRYGNPTEKIAEQRLADLEGAEDCVVFSSGMMAITTTILSLVHTGDHIIMTDDCYKKTLEFCNKYLKRFGVECTIVPFGDYEMLEKAIKANTRFIFSESPTNPYLNVFDLEKFRDICKRRNLISIIDSTFATPYNQRPIEFGIDLVIQSATKYLAGHNDILAGAVLGSKEQLDKIRALHKSMGGLIDPHCCYLLLRGLKTFPLRVRQQNESALKIAGFLESHNKVQKVYYPFLPSHRHYSIAKAQMTGGGGVVSFDIKGDLETAKRFMDALEMIYIAPSLGGVETLITHPAIVSYYDYSREERYELGITDTLFRLAVGIEDTDDIIRDLDNALGKL; translated from the coding sequence ATGTGGAGAGATAAGGGTAAAACATTCGGTAAATTGTCAACACGGGCAGTTCATGCCGGAGAGGGAAGGCTTAAATATGCGGATTCCCTGACAACGCCGATTGTCCAGACTTCGACATTCACCTTCAAGGACAGCAAGGAAATACAGGCCTATACGAAAGACAAAAAGGAAAGGTTCGAATACGGCAGATACGGCAATCCAACCGAGAAGATAGCTGAACAAAGACTTGCCGATTTGGAGGGCGCTGAAGACTGCGTCGTGTTCTCATCAGGCATGATGGCGATAACAACCACGATCCTTTCACTTGTACATACCGGAGACCACATCATAATGACTGACGACTGCTATAAGAAGACGCTTGAATTCTGCAACAAGTATCTCAAGCGCTTCGGTGTGGAATGCACGATAGTTCCATTCGGTGATTATGAAATGCTGGAAAAAGCGATAAAGGCCAATACCAGATTCATATTTTCGGAGTCGCCCACTAACCCGTATCTTAACGTGTTCGACCTTGAGAAATTCAGGGACATCTGCAAAAGGCGCAACCTGATTTCCATAATCGACAGTACTTTCGCCACCCCCTACAATCAGAGACCTATAGAATTCGGAATCGATCTCGTTATTCAGAGCGCAACCAAATACCTTGCCGGACATAACGATATATTGGCAGGCGCGGTCCTCGGATCGAAAGAACAGCTAGATAAAATCCGGGCGCTGCACAAATCCATGGGAGGTCTCATCGATCCACACTGCTGCTATCTGCTGCTGAGGGGATTGAAGACGTTTCCTCTGAGAGTCAGGCAGCAGAATGAGAGCGCATTAAAAATCGCCGGGTTCCTTGAATCTCACAACAAGGTACAGAAGGTCTATTATCCATTTCTGCCCAGCCACAGGCATTATTCGATAGCCAAAGCGCAAATGACCGGCGGAGGTGGTGTGGTTTCCTTCGACATAAAAGGCGATCTCGAAACGGCTAAACGCTTCATGGATGCCCTCGAAATGATTTACATAGCACCGAGTCTGGGCGGCGTGGAGACTCTTATCACTCATCCCGCCATAGTCAGCTATTATGACTATTCAAGGGAAGAACGGTATGAACTGGGCATAACCGACACCCTGTTCAGGCTTGCCGTGGGTATCGAAGATACTGACGATATTATACGTGATCTTGATAATGCCCTTGGTAAATTGTAA
- a CDS encoding MFS transporter, with product MARIKMSRQDKFTLVMLFFMTTILYADQLIINAIIPQLSAEYHVNESKVGMVGSAFIIVGVIMSLTFGYFADKASRKALFIIAILVGEVPCVLTGIKYFTPDFTSFVAMRILSGIGLGAIYPLSHSILSDYFKEDHRAAASAWMGTAWSVGGLLGVNIAGFFTNAEWNTLGWRLSFIIIGVPNIPVALLFWAFAREPERGRTEDALEELIRDGKVYKQTIGLKDFKTIFTNKTNIFTLIQGIPGTIPWGVLTFWFIAYFEAYRKLSKESATLMFDVLGGGTLVGTIVFAYIGERLYRKDPKYMPILCGTGIIFGIIPSAILINMPNSNMTLYMILGFLTGFFVSVAGANYKAILMNVNKPENRGSVFAVSNLTDNIGMGLGPLVGALLLPYGYQLMVNFAIVWWLPCGLLFLLVSKFIDKDRLALRAYLDEKARALQEGKE from the coding sequence ATGGCAAGGATTAAAATGAGCAGGCAGGACAAGTTCACGCTGGTCATGCTTTTCTTCATGACTACTATACTCTACGCCGATCAGCTTATCATCAACGCTATAATCCCTCAGCTTTCGGCTGAATACCACGTGAATGAAAGCAAGGTCGGAATGGTCGGCTCCGCATTCATCATTGTGGGAGTCATCATGAGCCTGACCTTCGGATACTTTGCCGACAAGGCTTCCAGAAAAGCGCTTTTCATCATCGCAATCCTAGTGGGAGAAGTCCCATGCGTCCTGACAGGAATAAAATATTTCACCCCGGACTTCACGAGCTTCGTAGCAATGAGGATATTATCCGGAATAGGCCTGGGAGCGATTTACCCGCTTTCCCATTCGATACTCTCCGATTACTTCAAGGAAGACCATCGAGCGGCTGCATCGGCCTGGATGGGGACGGCCTGGTCGGTCGGAGGGCTTCTCGGGGTAAATATTGCAGGATTTTTTACAAATGCGGAATGGAACACCCTGGGGTGGAGATTGTCGTTCATCATTATTGGTGTGCCGAATATACCGGTTGCACTTTTGTTCTGGGCCTTTGCCAGGGAGCCGGAACGCGGGAGGACGGAAGACGCCCTGGAAGAACTTATCCGTGATGGTAAGGTTTACAAACAGACCATAGGGTTGAAGGATTTCAAGACCATTTTCACGAATAAGACCAATATATTCACTTTGATCCAGGGCATTCCAGGCACTATCCCATGGGGCGTGCTCACTTTCTGGTTCATTGCATATTTCGAGGCATACCGGAAACTTTCCAAGGAATCGGCAACTCTTATGTTCGATGTTCTGGGAGGTGGGACGCTTGTCGGAACAATCGTATTTGCATATATAGGGGAGCGTCTTTACAGAAAGGATCCGAAATATATGCCTATATTGTGTGGAACGGGGATCATCTTCGGGATAATACCATCGGCAATCCTGATCAATATGCCGAACTCCAACATGACCCTTTATATGATCCTTGGGTTTCTGACCGGATTTTTCGTATCTGTGGCAGGGGCCAACTATAAAGCGATCCTCATGAATGTCAACAAACCTGAGAACAGGGGCAGCGTGTTTGCGGTGTCAAACCTTACGGATAACATCGGCATGGGTCTTGGACCTCTGGTGGGAGCTCTGCTTCTGCCTTATGGCTATCAGCTGATGGTCAATTTTGCGATCGTATGGTGGTTGCCATGCGGACTCCTTTTCCTGCTCGTATCGAAGTTCATCGATAAAGACAGGCTTGCCTTAAGGGCTTATCTTGATGAAAAAGCAAGGGCACTTCAAGAAGGAAAAGAATAG
- a CDS encoding polyphosphate kinase 2 family protein → MEIKGPKIKKYMEEFIVKPGKDIKLKKFNTGWAIKEELKKFDDSEAKTKAQEILERDKDRLAKAQELLYADKSYALLIVLQGMDTAGKDGAIRHVMSGVNPQGCSVSGFKVPSSMEHSHNFLWRYSNCLPQRGMIGIFNRSHYEDVLAVKVHPDRLEKLPKELVKTENGTFWDWRYNDIRNFEKHLVRNGTVILKFYLHISKKEQKKRLMERFNNKDKYWKISPFDVEERAYWNDYEKAYEEMLAATSTDYAPWFVIPSDYKWAARAFIAEVIVTAIEGLNLKYPEVTKEQIARLMEAKKKLESGK, encoded by the coding sequence ATGGAGATAAAAGGTCCCAAAATAAAAAAGTATATGGAAGAGTTTATTGTCAAGCCGGGCAAAGATATTAAACTAAAAAAGTTCAACACAGGCTGGGCGATAAAAGAGGAGCTCAAGAAATTCGACGACAGCGAGGCCAAGACCAAGGCCCAAGAGATACTGGAGAGGGACAAGGACAGGCTGGCAAAGGCTCAGGAGCTTCTTTATGCAGACAAGAGCTATGCATTGCTGATAGTTCTTCAAGGCATGGATACTGCAGGCAAGGACGGCGCCATCAGACATGTCATGTCAGGAGTCAATCCGCAGGGCTGCTCGGTATCGGGGTTCAAGGTGCCTTCGTCGATGGAGCACTCGCATAATTTTCTATGGAGATATTCAAACTGCCTGCCGCAGCGCGGTATGATAGGCATTTTCAACCGTTCACACTATGAAGATGTCCTGGCGGTCAAGGTCCATCCTGACAGACTGGAAAAGCTTCCAAAAGAACTCGTGAAGACGGAAAATGGTACATTCTGGGACTGGCGGTACAATGACATAAGAAATTTTGAAAAGCATCTGGTCAGAAATGGAACGGTTATCCTCAAATTCTACCTTCACATTTCGAAAAAGGAACAGAAGAAAAGGCTAATGGAGAGGTTCAACAATAAGGATAAATACTGGAAGATTTCACCTTTCGATGTGGAGGAAAGGGCATACTGGAACGATTATGAAAAGGCCTACGAAGAAATGCTTGCCGCCACCAGCACTGATTATGCGCCGTGGTTTGTCATACCTTCCGATTACAAATGGGCTGCCAGGGCGTTTATAGCCGAGGTGATAGTAACCGCCATCGAAGGGCTCAACCTCAAATATCCCGAAGTTACCAAAGAACAGATCGCCAGACTAATGGAGGCTAAAAAGAAACTGGAAAGCGGAAAGTAA
- a CDS encoding MarC family protein — translation MIYHIFKYSTNLLHFLGNLGMSALIRIMGLFTLAIGVQFILDGVSKFFPGLMGTM, via the coding sequence TTGATTTATCATATATTCAAATACTCAACCAACCTTCTGCATTTTCTAGGCAACCTGGGCATGAGCGCCCTTATCAGGATAATGGGACTCTTTACCCTGGCGATTGGCGTACAGTTTATACTGGACGGGGTATCAAAATTTTTTCCCGGCCTGATGGGAACCATGTAG
- a CDS encoding MFS transporter: MSKAKMSTRDLITLIMLFAMTTILYADQSIMSAILPELSKTFNVDESTLGYINFAFVVVGAIMSLTFGYLADKQSRKMLFVTAVLIGEIPCILTGVEFVTPDIYWFAGLRILSGIGLGALFPITHSVLADYFTEEHRAFAAAWMGAAWGIGSALGVMVAGYLTNVNLFGLGWRIAFIIIGVPNIPIVLAFWAYAKEPERGRSEEALEELIQEGVVYKQTINMQDFKVIAANKTNLYTMIQGIPGSLPWGVFGFFLITYLRTVRGVSLEMATTIFFILGLGSTIGGVFWAYIGDRLYKKDPRYMPMLCGVVVLIGIIPTALILNITMNNTIYMVFGFITGFIVSVAAANYKAILMNVNKPENRGSVFAVSNIVADNIGAGVGTLVGSLLISKGFESMMNSATLRINDILNIQLVYNAKQFMMNFAIAWWIPCGILFLMAAKYITKDRDALQSYLAEQAKIMEKETA; this comes from the coding sequence ATGTCCAAGGCAAAAATGAGTACCCGTGATCTGATTACACTTATAATGCTGTTTGCAATGACAACGATTCTTTATGCAGACCAGAGCATCATGTCAGCAATACTTCCCGAACTTTCAAAGACCTTTAATGTTGATGAAAGCACGCTGGGTTACATTAATTTCGCTTTTGTGGTTGTCGGGGCTATCATGAGCCTGACTTTCGGTTATCTGGCGGACAAGCAATCTCGCAAAATGCTTTTCGTAACTGCAGTTCTGATTGGTGAAATTCCTTGCATCCTGACTGGAGTGGAATTTGTTACACCGGATATTTATTGGTTTGCCGGTTTGAGAATCCTTTCCGGAATCGGACTGGGGGCATTGTTCCCGATTACACATTCAGTCCTGGCTGATTATTTCACCGAAGAACACAGGGCATTTGCCGCTGCCTGGATGGGAGCCGCTTGGGGTATTGGAAGTGCCCTTGGAGTAATGGTTGCCGGTTATCTGACAAATGTGAATCTGTTCGGTCTGGGTTGGCGAATTGCATTTATTATAATCGGTGTTCCCAATATACCTATTGTTCTTGCTTTCTGGGCGTATGCGAAGGAACCTGAACGGGGAAGATCAGAGGAAGCCCTGGAAGAACTCATTCAAGAAGGTGTGGTATATAAACAAACCATTAATATGCAGGACTTTAAGGTCATTGCCGCAAACAAGACAAATCTATATACCATGATACAGGGAATCCCCGGATCTTTGCCATGGGGTGTTTTCGGATTTTTTCTTATCACATACCTGAGAACCGTCAGGGGAGTTTCACTGGAAATGGCTACAACCATCTTTTTCATTCTTGGACTAGGGTCCACAATAGGAGGAGTATTCTGGGCCTATATCGGAGACAGATTATATAAGAAAGACCCGAGGTATATGCCTATGCTTTGTGGTGTGGTAGTGCTTATCGGAATAATTCCAACGGCTTTGATATTGAATATAACGATGAACAACACCATTTACATGGTTTTCGGATTCATAACAGGATTTATAGTATCAGTGGCTGCTGCAAACTATAAAGCCATTCTTATGAATGTAAACAAACCGGAGAACAGGGGAAGCGTTTTTGCAGTTTCGAACATTGTTGCAGACAATATAGGAGCTGGCGTCGGAACACTGGTTGGATCACTGCTGATTTCCAAAGGTTTTGAGTCAATGATGAATTCAGCTACATTACGCATAAATGATATTCTGAATATTCAACTGGTCTATAACGCTAAACAGTTCATGATGAATTTTGCAATTGCATGGTGGATTCCCTGCGGAATACTTTTCCTTATGGCCGCAAAATATATAACCAAGGACAGGGACGCGCTTCAGTCATATCTTGCGGAACAGGCAAAGATAATGGAAAAGGAAACGGCCTGA
- a CDS encoding zinc ribbon domain-containing protein, translating into MPVYEFYCERCNTVYNFFSRRINNDRIPECPECKTIKLKKKISLFNTPSGKAKESEDGMPNIDESRLEKAMAMLGREAGSINEDDPKQAANLLRKLSDAAGLNLGPGFQEALSRLERGEDPETIEQEMGDIFEGEDPFQQTSPAGIRSQKRRPKVDETLYEL; encoded by the coding sequence ATGCCTGTTTACGAGTTCTATTGCGAAAGGTGCAACACCGTATATAATTTTTTTTCGCGAAGGATCAATAACGACCGGATTCCTGAATGCCCCGAATGCAAAACAATAAAGCTCAAGAAAAAAATCTCACTTTTCAACACCCCGTCAGGAAAGGCAAAGGAGTCCGAAGACGGCATGCCGAACATTGATGAAAGCCGTCTAGAAAAGGCAATGGCGATGCTCGGCCGCGAAGCAGGCTCCATAAATGAGGACGACCCGAAACAAGCGGCAAATCTGCTCAGAAAGCTTTCCGATGCTGCAGGCCTGAACCTTGGTCCCGGATTCCAGGAGGCACTGTCCAGGCTTGAGCGCGGGGAAGATCCTGAAACAATCGAGCAGGAAATGGGAGATATCTTTGAAGGTGAAGACCCCTTTCAGCAGACATCCCCGGCAGGGATCAGATCGCAGAAACGAAGACCGAAAGTGGATGAGACCCTGTATGAACTGTGA
- a CDS encoding HD domain-containing protein, with product MKEIIAEIRDYCENAFREAKRSHNWDHTERVYKLCMHIGKIENADLEVLAIAAFLHDIGRAAQDMAKGKVCHAEVGAAIAEDILNKYDIAKEKKDNIIHSVLCHRYRNSHEPATIEAKVLFDADKLDAIGAVGIARDFLFAGEIGAMLHNPHADPYDTIPYTKDDTGYREYVVKLSKIHEKMLTKEGRRMAEGRHAFMKEFFERFVREHEGEL from the coding sequence ATGAAAGAAATCATAGCCGAAATTCGCGATTATTGTGAAAATGCTTTCAGAGAAGCCAAGCGCAGTCATAATTGGGACCATACCGAGCGAGTCTACAAACTCTGTATGCATATAGGGAAAATCGAGAATGCAGACCTTGAGGTTCTAGCAATTGCAGCTTTCCTTCATGACATCGGCAGAGCTGCACAGGATATGGCGAAAGGCAAGGTCTGCCACGCTGAAGTCGGTGCTGCAATTGCAGAGGATATCCTCAATAAATATGATATAGCCAAAGAAAAAAAGGACAACATAATCCACTCCGTACTCTGTCACCGCTACAGGAACAGCCATGAACCCGCTACAATCGAAGCAAAAGTCCTGTTCGATGCGGACAAACTTGATGCAATCGGCGCCGTCGGAATCGCCAGGGATTTTCTCTTTGCCGGTGAAATAGGCGCCATGCTCCATAACCCGCATGCCGACCCTTATGATACGATTCCATACACAAAAGACGACACGGGCTACCGGGAATATGTCGTCAAGCTTTCAAAAATACATGAGAAGATGCTCACGAAAGAGGGCAGACGTATGGCGGAAGGCAGGCATGCCTTCATGAAAGAATTTTTTGAGCGCTTTGTAAGGGAACATGAGGGAGAATTATAA